CAAAGATCCCGGTGTTGTATCGAATTGTGTTCCCCGTCGGAACCTGTTTCCTCTCAGCCCCGATAGGGTATGggggttatggttatggttatggttatggttatggttagggtaggtagggtagtgtagtgtagtgtagtgtaggttagggtttgggttagagttagggttaggtttagggtagataggggaggggaggggaggggaggggaggggagggttaggcttaggtttgtgcaactggaaggcaaccacacacccaacACGCGGTCAActaacagatacatgagacaggaccaactaagcagagagagtgaggttagttactcaacatcaaacaacaatctagcaaagatactgagaacacgacaGGCTTAAGAAGGAAgagaattagaggagaacaggtgttgctcagcaCGCTAATCAGTTGCATGATCAgtgttataaaattatatatatatatatatatatatgtgtgtgtgtatgtgtgtgtgtgtgtgtgtgtgtgtgtgtgtgtgtgtgtgtgtgtgtgtgtgagtgtgtgtgtgtgtgtgtgtgtgtcacctacAATTGAAAAGAGCTGCTAACTCGCGGTTCTCCtctgttcttttaaatccagtgttttgtaTGGGATAGTAAAGTACCATGGATTCGGACATAGGCATACTACTTCAtttgcatactgtttttggcatactatataataGGGAAGTATTGATCTTTGGACACAGTGCCTGTATAatgaggttactttagatttaAATAGTAACTTTTCACGGCCAAGCATATTTGGTATACACAAATGTGCAAACAGTGAATCTAAAGCACTGTAAATTTAACGTACTCAGCTCATTTGTATGTTACATACGCTCACTTCGTACTGCTAATGGTGCAGAAAACTTTAAATTCACCTTTAATTATGAAATTTGTCTCTGATTTTTCTCccaaaattccttaggagaaatgaaaatagaaacaaatgagaccATTTTTGACAACAATATTATGGTTATAGAATTCATGTGGATAGCATTGCTAAGACACTTTCAAAATGTTAAgtttatattgaaatctctgacttttgattgcagacttcgGTATCCTGGCAAATTTCAGCACAGCATGAGACACAGAGATCTTTTCCGAAGATCCAAAGTAGACACATGTTAGATTACTCTGGGTGAAAAATCTAAGAAGCATGAGATTTAAGCAAAAGTCCCCATTTGCTTTCAATTTAATCTCATTGTTGGCTTGGTAAAACAGTTGACATATTTAAGAGATCTCAGTTGTGATTTTGCTTTCCTTCAGGCAGATTCGGCTGAGTGTGTCAtaaatgtattactccctgtcacacaaataaataaataaataaataaaaatgggcaCATATCCCAGCATCACAGATGTGCTTTCAGCTTCCTGATGAATAGCCAACACTATTCATGTTTGCATCTTTCTGTAATTTCCCAGGAGGTATCAAAGTAGGTAATGGAAAGCAGTCGGGACATGCAAAGAGTGAGAACATACGACAAGTTGGACAGTAAGAGTGCTTGacatgaatgaaagtgaatgaaatacAACAGGTCTCAGGTTTGAACTTGCATCAAGAGATTATTTAAATACAGGTTTCCATGTTTTACAGGTTCAAATACATGGAAAAACTGGAAATATCAGAGAAtgtaaaaattgtgatttccaaatCATGGGAATAACTAAATATTAAAAGTCATGGGAATTTCTATCGTGAATTCACATTTTTCAAGTCATGCTCAAGTCCAAAATATGTCTGCATCTATACATTTTTCTGTCTGAGTGCAATTTTTTATAAAACCctataatcacaaatgactggatagtcatggaaattaatttgtcaaagtaaaaaaaaaaagaaagaaagattgttTTCTAACAGGTTTCCTTAACACTCCCCCTTTTGTTATTGGTCTGACAAACAGATAGCCTTACCCCAAACTCAtcccattggttaagccaatgttgttgggtcaggctggtcaggattcCCAAACAATTAGAGCAATGTTCTGATAACGCCCCAGTGTTTACACTtgcagggaaatcaacctacaaatggcttgacTGTATATTTTAGCTGTGACTGGTGAAagtacataaacataaaaaatataaatatatatatattatataaaatagacTAAACATTCATAGAATTTAACAAAGACTAGACATTTCATAAATCTTTGTAAGATGGAATGGGTTACAGACACTCTCAATACATTTCCTCCACATTTAGAGTGGTGGAGTGTTTTGTAAAAACCAACAGTGTTCTAATTATCCTATATTCtgtgtttttaacatttttgcacTCTTAATTTAATTTTAGTGACATTTGATTTTACATTTCCTTAAAACCAGTAGGCATGGATGATGGAAGGTAAATTACAAGTCCAAATTGAAACATTACATTGAAAGTACAAAGTTTTTCAGCATAGTCTATAAAATAGGcagaaaaaatatgaataatataagTCTAGTGATAAAAGCATGCACTTGTACAAAAATGACAGTGTGTTTGTGCCTATACCATTTGAGTTATGTATGTCAGTACATAATAATTATGAACACCTACTTAAAAGTGTTTCCTTTGCATTCTTCTCCATTTAGCCTCTGAAAGCCAGTCTGTCTGCCCACTGTTACCTCTCCTCCATCCATGCCTAGTAATATGCAGTATACCAAATGGAGGGATTTAAACCTAAATTGTTCCCATATCTCACAACTCTCAAGATACTGCAAGTATCTTGTTTCTGGGGACACATGAGGACTCAATCTCAATTTGCCCATCagatatttattgaatacatttgCTTTCATAACACTTAAATGTGTTGTAGCAGCTGGAGATAATAATCCATGTGCTATCTTTATGGGAAGGATGGCTGCCGATACAAAGAGATTGGAAAGTTATAAGTGATTTCTAGATGTTTCACTGGGAGAGAGTGTTATCTTAGAGGGGCAACAGATGTTTTTTGATTATGGGAAAGTGGGATATGTTGGGAAAACAAAGATGATTGGAAAGATTAGAGGAAGGATACATTGTGAAgttggtgagagagagagagagctatagaGAAAATTATGATAGATTTGTCTTTTAAGTAAATACATAAAAAGGTCACAAAATGATAGACATATAAAGATCTAAAGGCACTTTTCAAAGCAGTCTTCAAATAAAGTCAAGATATTTGTGCTCTCTCTTTCTACTATTTTGCTCTCCTCTTTCTCCCAAACCTCAAAGCTACCCTACAACAGTCTTTTGAGTACATTTGCAGTTAACTGCTTTATGTTTTGGCTGAAAACACAATGATTTAATTGGCTGGTTTAAGAGCCTTTCTGCATAATGTCTCCAAAAAGAGAAGCTGAGACTGCAATTTAATTTGAGACGATATTGTAGACATTAATTCGTTTACTAAGGCACTCTTGAGAGCTACAAAAATGACCAAcaaatttcaattaatttattgtcatttcaaatgATTTATGACTTTCTTACACCAGTTTATATATCAAAGTCAGTGAGTGATCAGTGTTGCTTaatgtctctctgtctatccttCACTTTGTAGGTCATAGGCATGATGATGGCCTCTTGGGAAGAAAATTTGGGTCAGCCCAATCATTCTGTTCTCGGTATGGAAGGGGTATCACACTTGTCCAGTCCCCTCTTCAATCTCAGCAGCAGTTATGGGGGGCCAGGGGCTTTTCTCTGGCTGGTCCCATCAGAGAATATCACATTCTCCACCACAATGTCCACAATGCAGCCTGTAGTCCCTCCGCGAGTGCGGGACCAGACCTTGGCCCAGGCAGAGATCGGGGTGCTAGGGCTGGTATTTGCCCTCACAACTCTGGGTAACATCTTCGTGCTGTGGGTACTGCTGCGTAGGAAGAAACATCACGCACCTATGCACCTCTTCATGGTCAATCTGTGTGTGGCTGACCTAGTAGTGGCCTTTTTTCAGGTAAGTGCCTCTTTAGGAAATCACAATAATAAGTGCAGCAAAATGAGTGGGCCAGTTAAGAGATTTTTGACCTGTGTAGAAACATAAAGTGTGACtataaatttattaaaatgaaattgaaatataCATGTGGGAGTCACAGTATCTCATCTTTTGCTTACGCTCAAAATCTACAATCAACTCTTGGTTAATTTTGTCACCGGAACACTACAAAGGACCCAAGATGTGGAGGAACAGTTACAACACTTTATTAACAATAGCGGAAGCACAGAATAAATGACTGAGGAGAATAAGTCAGAGAGACTGCAGTGAAAGCGGTGGAAGAGGAAATGCCTGAAGAGCAGTATGGGTGAGAGAGAGAAGCAATGGAATACCCCTGGCAATGGGAACTAGAAGGGGGAGAGACTGATGAAGGCACAGGCAGAGTGGATTCCGATGACGGGGAGACAATAAACCAACTGGAGCCGTACTAACACACAGagagaagaaaaataataaacagaacacacacagagGCTAGAGAGTGAGGTGAGCGAGCTGACACTCAAACACAAACTACAATCAGAGCAAAGACCATGACACACTAGGAGGTATAAATAGGCAGGGGGGAATGAAACAGCTGCCACTAATCAACAAACGAGCGGCATGACCAGCATTGCCGTGGCAACACTAATCATGGCAGATAGGCGGCAGCTGGGAAACTTGAGGGAaagaaaacacagacacacagaacaAACCAGATGAATACGCTGGTATCGTGACAGTACCCCTACCCCCTCCCCCCCTCAAGGGCGCCTCCTGGTGCCCCCAGGAGGGTCACCATGGAGTCGATGGAACTCATCTATTAGGGTGCCGTCCAGAACGTCCCGCGCCGGGATCCAGCATCTCTTCTCAggtccatagccctcccagtctaccAAATATTGATAACCTCTGCCCCTCCACCACAGCCCCATCGACGAGGTAGGGAGGAGGTAGGACGGGAGCAGCGGGATGTAAGTCAGAGTGAAAATCAGGCTTAATCTTAGAAACATGGAGTGAACATGTTTTAGGTAAGTGGGAAACTTGAGGAGGACCGTCACCAGACTAAGGACCTTAGTGATAGGGAAGTGACCAATGAAGTTAGGCCCCAATTTACGAGAGAAGATTTGAAGTGGAATGTCTTTTGTGGACAACCATACCCTCTGCCCACAAACGTAAACCGGGGGTTTAGACCGGTGTTGATCCACAAGGTGTTTGTGGCACGCGCCAGTCCTGTGGAGGGCTTCTCTTGCCTGCCGCCACGTACATCAGCTCTGTTGAATGAAGGTGTGGGCAGAGGGGACAATGGGATCAAGTTCCTGCACTTAGAACAGTGGCAGTTGATTTCCCAGGCCGCACTGGAATGGCGATAACCCCATAGATGACAGAGGCAACAAGTTGTGGGCATACTCGACCCAGACCAACTGAGAACTCCAAGGTGAAGGATTTCACGAGGCCACACAGTTCAGTGTCCCTTCAAGATCCTGGTTAGCCCTCTCCACTTGTCCATTAGTCTGGGGGTGAACCCCAGAAAACAAGCAAAGTCCAACTTTGTAAAGTTGGAGAGTTCAAGAGTTCGAAAGCTGAGGACATCAATGGCTAAGGATAGCGATTCCTTACCATGacgtcattcagcccccgataatctatgcagggtctaTGCGACCTATCtttcttctccacaaagaagaaccccgcccctgccGGGAAGAGGAATGACGGATGAGGCCAGCCACCAGAAACTCATTGATGTATCTatccatggcctccctctcaggaaCCAAATGTGAATAAAGATGGCCCCATTGCGGAGAAGTGCCCGGTAACAAGTTGATGGGACAGTGGTACGGGCGACGAGGAGGTAGGGAACCAGCGCGGGACCGACTGAACACCGCCCCAGGTTGTGATATGCCACCGGCACCCCGGTCAGATCCACCGGCTCATCCTGTGACACAGAACAAGACACGACAGGGGaaacagcagaagaaagacaattAGACAAACAATACGGACTCCAGGCCAAAACAGAATTGGATGAACAGTCAATATGGGGATTATGAATTACCGGCCAGGGGTGTcccaacacaacagtagtggaaGGTGACTCAAGAAGAAGGAAAGTCTCCGGCAGCAATGGAGTTTGAGTCTCTTGTCGACTTGAATGGCCATATCCACCAGGTTGTAGCGTGTCAGATGGTTCAGGGCATAGATTTCATCAAGAATCCTGTCCGCCAGCCTGGTAGTTCCAGCCACAGGACGCCGCAAGAGTGTGGAACTCGAtggcaaaatccacaatggacggaTCACCCTGGGTTAATCCGGAGAGGGCTCTCGCGGTGTCTCTACCCTGCGTGCTGTGGTTGAAAACCTTTGGAACTCATCAGAGAAGGCTTGGAAGGACGTGCAGCACAGGTGATGATTGTCCCACATGCCGGTACCCCACTCACGGGTCTTCCCCATCAGGAGAGTGATATCACAGGCAATCTTAGAAGTATCTGATGGGAAGGAAGAGGGTTGCAAAGAGAAGAACATGGAGCACTGCGACAAAAATGAACAACATGGGCCATCCTCCCCAGAGTAGGGTGCTGGAGGGTTTAACTGGGGCTTCATTCATCCAGGGTTGGGGGGTACTGCCTGTGGAGTAGCAGAAGTCTGAGGGCAGGGACCGGTGTCAGGGGAAGGGCGAAGCTGTTGAATCACATGAGCTCAGCCAACTGTGATGCCATTACTTCCAGGACCTGGTTGGTGGAGGTGATTTGTTCTTGTTGACGCCCCAGCAGTGCACCCTGTTGTGTGAGTGCCGAACAGAAGTTGGATTCCTCCGCTGGTTCCGTCGGTGGCTTGATTTTAATGTCACCGGAGCACTATGAAGGACCCAAGATGCGGAGAAACAGTTACAATACTTTGTTACCTATAGCAGAGGCACAGAATAAATGACTGAGGAGGATAAATCCGAGAGAGACAGCAGTGAGGGCAGTGGAAGTGGAGATGGCTGAAGAGCAGTCTGGGCGAGAGAGAGAAGCGATGGAACACCCCCAGCAGTGGGAACTGGCAGGTGGAGAGACTGACGAAGGCAGTGGGTGGGTTCCAATGTTGGGAAGACAACCAACCGAGCCATACTAACACACAGAGAGtagaaaaacaataaacagaACACAGACCAAGGTTAGAGAGTGAGGTGAGCGAGCCGACACTCAAACACGAAAACTATAAATAGGCAGGGGGGGAATGAAACACAGCAACCGCTAATCAACAAATGAGCAGAATGAGCAGCATGACCAGCGTTGCTGTGGCAACACAAAACATGGCAGATAGGTGGCAGCTGGGAAACATGAGGGAaagaaaacacagacacacagaacaAACCAGATGAATACACCGGTATCATGACAAATTTGCGAATCACAGGTGACACCATGTcctaaacagggttggggagtaacagaatacatgtaatgggattacatatttaaaatacagaattttagtaactgtattccactaaatCGTTggcaatcagaatacagttacattcgaaaagtattttgattactgaagagattacttcgcaatttattgtaatttgtttcattgaatatttgGTCTATTcaattggaaaacatttatacttataaatgatgcgatcgGAGGAGCATTTGAACAgttgtgaaacactttcttatgatgcgttacattcatacgagtagaCAGATCATGAAAAGGTGGGCAACCTCAGCGAAAAGTATCATTTGACTTTATTTTTCAAGAttgcataatatactgtatgttctgccTCATTCtctgaacagaatccacatacgattAGAAAAAGAATTAGtatacactctgtggggttttgaagtgagttgggagcagcagaaatagtttaTTTTGTGTAAACTGTCACATGAACATATAGCTTTatattaagctaaaatgctatttctagccctaacatgcacctgttaccagatgcaattatattttattataaattctatcaggaaaatccatgttagatcatacttttttctctctagtaagacctttgatatcaggGCAATGATGTACGGCAAAAATCTTATacacttgtttatagttaaaacaagtggAAAAATCTGACATTgataaaaaaagtatttacattatgttactgaccttgagtaatttaattaaatgttacaaACTGTATTTTGCAGCATAGCCTATACTTTGTaaactgtagtagaatacattttaaaagtaaccctcccaaccatggTCCTCAACAGACGTGACATGATaaagcaacaagaaataaaataaattccatgttaatcagagttgtTGTCCTTACTAACTGCGACAAGCAATGAGCGATATACATTTAGTCAATTGCTTGGTTTCTAATTCTGTGGCTTTATGCCAGGTGAAATCTCATAGTTCCTAAATTCTGATCATCATAActgtattttaaacattaaatatgttctgattggctgtgtgtgatTGTGTCATGATGCACCTCAGTTTTGCTCTGAGTGTGGACAGAGAAATTGCTTGTTGCTGGAGTCTTATTGCATCtcgtctggttaggacatggtgcaAAACTAACAAGAAAAATGCATTGTGAGGGTGAAATATAATCAGATCTCTTTATTTTGCCCCCAGGTGCTGCCACAGTTGGCCTGGGATATTACTGAGCGGTTTCAGGGCCCTGATGCTCTTTGTCGCTCAGTCAAGTATTTGCAAATTGTCGGAATGTTTGCGTCCTCCTACATGATCGTTGCCATGACTGTAGATCGCCATTATGCCATCTGCTGCCCGTTGCAGGCATATCGAGGGACCACGCCCTCTCATTGGAACACCCCTATCATGGTTGCATGGGGCCTAGCCTTGGTGCTCAGTTTACCACAGGTGAGGAACAAATGGTCTGAGACCCACcctgacagacaaacagacagacaggtagaaccccaatgttttttttttcttgtgtggtAAAGAAAAGTGATTGtcctattaaaaccatggttaggtttatggtttggGTAAAGGATTAGACTTTATGGTCAtggatttattatttatgttaacagTTAACCAGTCTTTCTGGTCTTTTCTGTCTTTTTAAAGCTATTTTAATGTCTTGGGGCGGCTGTGACTGTGAGGTAGTAGAGTGGGTTGTCCACTAATCACAGGGTTAGCAGTTTGATTCCCGGCAcgcatgactccacatgccaaagtgtccttgggcaagacactgaacgtcatggttacttgagtaacctccgttccctgatggagggaatgagacgttgtgtcgatgtagtgacactaggggtcactcttgggagcccgagacacctctggtcttttataaaaggccaatgaaaattggcgagtggtatttgcatgccactccctcagaaatacgggtataaaaggagctggtatgcaaccactcattcaggttttatgctgaggagccgagacaaggtccggccatttcagcgggtagttcagcgttgtggcaggagggacacaacatctcattccctccatcagggaacggaggttacgcaagtaaccatgacattccctatctgccactcactcgacgttgtggcgatgtagtgacactaggggtccctatacgaaacgccacaactggcagaactgtgttacgtgaactggcggtgtgtgacaggcagaccactgtgtgcctcgtagccagcacaccaggtcaacacgtaacctcccccaacatagttatgagtgtcgaacggccctttggggacaagtcgactacccaaaagatagagacaggctaacccagtcgtggcctctttaccccttctttttttccactccctaaaaaagaagggggattatccaactggggcgccaggtctagtcgaggggtgtccctcccaaggggaggacaccacggagaccacacctcacccaaagagaggggggatatttaagtggaaaaatacatcacatggtcttgacgaccaagtggagggtcttcaaggtagatcctacccaacggtggaggagttactacaaacatggagactgtggcagagggggctctgcccaaggaagacgcagtttgccaacagggaaacgaattagcagaagatatacatcgcatggggtttaccttacagggaactgccacattcAGAggacctaccccagaacaggactcttggtgcctctcaggaacctgatgatcaggttgtgcttccctgaggacttaccatcgactgcatcgtggtgtgctgctaaggtggaaggggacagccgcccttccaacctctcctgcaggaaggaaagtgctgatctgactgcgcatctctggggtcttcccgtcgggaagaacaccacttagcgaacagatgccacttaaaggcatacaggcgcctcgtagagggggccctagcctgagtgattgtgtctaccaccacgggtggatgaccgcttaggtcttccgtgtcccatccaggggccagacatggagattccagaggtctggtcgtgggtgccagatggtgccccgtccctgagaaagaaggtccttcctcaggggaattcaccgggtgGGAGGGCtttcgcaaggagcgtgaggtccgaaaaccacgtctgggtgggccagtagggtgctaccaggatgacctgctccttgtcctccctgaccttgcacagggtctgtgcaagtaggctcactgggggaaacatatttgcacaggccagggggccagctgtgtgccagcacgtctatgccgaagggggcctcggtcagggcgtaccagagcgggcagtgggaggattcttgggaggtgaacaggtccacctgtgcctgtccgaatcgactccaaatcagctggaccacctgagggtggagtctccactctcccctgagggtaacctgccgtgacagcatgtccgctgtagtgttgaggttgctggggatgtgagtggcttgcaatgACTtcaagtgctgctgactccggaggaggagatggcgggcgagttgtgacatacaatgagagcacagaccgccatggcaattgacatatgctaccgttgctgtgttatctgtccgaactaacacatgcttgcactggatcaacggccgaaaccaccgcaactctaggcagttgatgtgccgatgcagtcgcgggcccatccacaagccggtggctgtgtacccattgcaaacagtgccccagcccattttggaggcatctgtcgtgaccacgacgtgcctggagaccagttttaGGGGCTCAgttcccatctcgggactcgagtctgaagccagtgctgaagcggtctcatatgcatcaacccgagcggggtggctaccgctgaggatgccatataccccaggagcctctgataaagtttcagtggaaccgctgttttctgtttgaatcccttcaaacaggccagcactgactgggcgtgctcgttcgtgaggcgcgctgtcaaagagactgagtccaactccaaaccaaggaaagagatgctctgaaccgggaggagcttgctcttttcccagttgacccaaagccctagtcggctgaggtgtgagagcaccaaggccctgtgtgcgcacaacatgtcccgagagtgagctaggattagccagtcatcgagatagttgagaatgcgaatgcccacttcccttaacggggcaagggctgcctctgcgacctttgtgaagacacacggagacagggacaggccgaaagggaggaccttgtactgatacacctgaccctcgaatgcaaaccacaggaagggtctgtgtcgaggtaggatcgagacgtggaagtacgcgtccttcaggtctaccgccgtgaaccaatcttgatgctggatgcttgccagaatgcgttttttgcgtcagta
The genomic region above belongs to Myxocyprinus asiaticus isolate MX2 ecotype Aquarium Trade chromosome 28, UBuf_Myxa_2, whole genome shotgun sequence and contains:
- the LOC127419448 gene encoding vasopressin V2 receptor-like, which gives rise to MMMASWEENLGQPNHSVLGMEGVSHLSSPLFNLSSSYGGPGAFLWLVPSENITFSTTMSTMQPVVPPRVRDQTLAQAEIGVLGLVFALTTLGNIFVLWVLLRRKKHHAPMHLFMVNLCVADLVVAFFQVLPQLAWDITERFQGPDALCRSVKYLQIVGMFASSYMIVAMTVDRHYAICCPLQAYRGTTPSHWNTPIMVAWGLALVLSLPQVFIFSQSEVAPGEFECWGHFAEPWGLKAYVTWMTVAVFILPALIITVCQVRIFREIHDNIYLKSERVVMAEFKRNSVFFHFPQRDGCVTKAMSKTVRMTLVIVLVYTICWSPFFIVQLWAAWDPNPPDQGAAFTILMLLASLNSCTNPWIYTAFSSSVSRELVTLLHCHIGLPRRGSLPDDSTTTHTSTTAKDSVY